A region from the Macrobrachium nipponense isolate FS-2020 chromosome 47, ASM1510439v2, whole genome shotgun sequence genome encodes:
- the LOC135204624 gene encoding general transcription factor II-I repeat domain-containing protein 2A-like codes for MPVSARTVERRISEMADNVTQQQTVALTITPVFSVALDESVDINDIPRLAVFARYSDTEVHEELCCLKPMYGTTKGEDILKAFTDHFENRGVDIGKIFAITTDGAPAMVGKNKGFTKLVEEKIGHPILKLHCIIHQENLCAKISSFVLKKVMTTVTKIVNFVVAHSPLTHRQFQAFLEEVDSVYKDIPLHCSVRWLSCGKVLERFVGCFDEIKVFLSEKGQDYPELEDGDWIVKLMFLSDITKHLKEFNLLLQGAGKTVLDLYDNWKAFVAKLAIYSTDVETGSFRYFKNLKNLSSMHPVNTSDLQLYMQELKSEFSIRFQDFQHMGPVFSFLIRPDTFKYSDLDTTLFEWMETEELEMQLIDFQASTLWSAKFKDLREILESSKNDHATSILRSWASLPDKFNSMKKVAFALLSAYGSTYQCEQIFSKMKHILSPHRSRLTTDHSEGCVKLKVSKYSPEISTLVKGKQGQGSH; via the coding sequence ATGCCTGTCTCAGCTAGGACCGTGGAGAGACGTATTTCTGAAATGGCTGATAATGTAACCCAGCAGCAAACGGTTGCTTTAACAATTACACCTGTGTTCAGTGTTGCCCTGGACGAAAGCGTGGATATAAATGACATTCCCCGCTTGGCTGTTTTTGCCAGGTATAGTGACACAGAGGTACACGAGGAACTGTGCTGTCTTAAACCTATGTATGGAACCACcaagggagaagacatactgaagGCATTCACCGACCATTTTGAGAACAGAGGGGTAGACATAGGAAAGATTTTTGCAATTACAACGGATGGTGCTCCTGCTATGGTAGGGAAAAACAAGGGTTTTACGAAGTTGGTTGAGGAGAAAATTGGGCACCCCATTCTGAAattgcactgcataattcatcaaGAAAATTTATGTGCCAAGATCTCGAGCTTTGTTCTCAAGAAGGTGATGACTACTGTcacaaaaatagtgaattttGTCGTTGCACACTCTCCTCTTACGCACAGGCAGTTTCAAGCTTTTCTTGAAGAGGTGGACAGTGTGTACAAAGATATACCTTTGCATTGCAGTGTTAGGTGGTTAAGTTGTGGGAAGGTATTGGAGAGATTTGTGGGATGCTTTGATGAAATCAAGGTTTTCTTATCAGAAAAAGGCCAAGACTATCCTGAGTTGGAAGACGGAGATTGGATTGTGAAACTTATGTTTCTCTCAGACATCACCAAACATCTAAAGGAGTTCAATCTTCTCCTGCAAGGTGCAGGAAAAACGGTATTGGATTTGTACGATAATTGGAAAGCATTTGTTGCAAAGCTTGCAATCTACTCAACAGATGTGGAAACCGGCTCTTTCCGTTATTTCAAAAATCTGAAAAACTTATCTTCAATGCATCCAGTCAACACTTCTGATCTACAACTGTACATGCAAGAATTAAAGTCAGAATTCTCAATCAGGTTTCAAGATTTTCAACACATGGGcccagtgttttcatttttaatcagaCCGGACACCTTTAAATACAGTGACTTGGACACGACTCTCTTTGAGTGGATGGAAACTGAGGAATTAGAAATGCAGTTAATCGACTTTCAGGCCTCAACATTGTGGTCAGCTAAATTCAAAGATCTTCGAGAAATACTGGAAAGCAGTAAGAATGATCATGCAACATCCATCTTAAGGTCTTGGGCATCACTACCTGATAAATTCAATAGCATGAAGAAAGTAGCTTTTGCACTGCTATCAGCGTATGGATCCACATATCAATGTGAGcagatattttcaaaaatgaagcACATCCTCAGCCCTCATCGCAGCAGGCTTACAACGGATCACTCTGAGGGTTGCGTGAAACTCAAGGTGTCGAAAtattcacctgaaatttcaacTTTGGTCAAAGGGAAGCAAGGGCAAGGATCACATTAA
- the LOC135204626 gene encoding uncharacterized protein LOC135204626, with translation MVSICWVKNNNSKIPYVRNRITEINEFKFPLRYTPSKDNPADILSRGSNSKDLAQNSLWWNGPKWLLTGDYPQSLANEILSGPKFVHPPTPLIDIPRYSNLGKLKRIMRSILLFLNKCSKGSKFVVNEMKALVLLEQKQHLSTTRKYLCDKNSLGVSMDVKNLCNQLNLFVDEENLVRSQGRMKNASMSYDTQCLMLLPSRSYLTVLIVEHLHRHHHHCGVNSVLVLLRETFWVPKHDKLSNQFCSSVFCVRS, from the coding sequence ATGGTTTCTATTTGTTGGGTGAagaacaataatagtaaaattcCCTATGTACGAAACAGAATCACTGAAATTAATGAATTCAAGTTTCCTCTACGGTATACCCCCTCTAAGGATAATCCAGCTGATATTCTATCCAGAGGTAGTAATAGTAAAGATTTAGCGCAAAATTCCTTATGGTGGAATGGCCCTAAATGGCTTTTAACTGGTGATTATCCCCAATCTTTAGCTAATGAAATTCTTTCAGGACCTAAGTTTGTTCACCCTCCAACCCCATTAATTGACATCCCACGTTATAGTAATTTAGGCAAGCTTAAACGTATCATGAGGTCAATATTGCTTTTTCTTAATAAGTGCAGTAAAGGTTCTAAATTTGTTGTTAACGAAATGAAAGCACTTGTCCTCCTTGAACAGAAGCAACATCTTTCTACTACCAGAAAGTACCTCTGTGATAAGAATTCACTTGGAGTGTCCATGGATGTTAAGAACTTGTGTAATCAGTTAAACTTATTTGTTGATGAGGAAAATCTAGTTAGGTCTCAGGGTCGCATGAAAAACGCTTCCATGTCTTATGATACTCAGTGCCTAATGTTATTGCCTTCCAGAAGTTATTTAACAGTGTTGATAGTTGAACATTTGCATAGACATCATCACCATTGTGGTGTCAATTCTGTACTGGTATTGTTGAGAGAAACCTTTTGGGTACCTAAGCACGACAAGTTATCAAATCAATTCTGTTCAAGTGTGTTTTGTGTCAGAAGTTAA
- the LOC135204625 gene encoding uncharacterized protein LOC135204625, with amino-acid sequence MPLGSAEISGQYDVVSCRVEMGNRIVRMKLVVHENVDVLIHNAGYVRVRQHLVGKGVTLAEPDSKSDKLQNVHILVGADYFNYFIIGVEKIDGISLFLTHNGMSPYGRVPQWLLGHKIDHVRTLRVCRVASEPIAFGVDEWWYLDTLGIAPSEQYTVREAEAMRKVSQSVTKKPEGYQVSLPFRSEGRPETNFRNAVAQLDSLQTKFQKDKEYHNQYQGVINKYLEAGFIYEVKDPKIEGYYMPHFSIKKDSRTTPLRIVFNASSKAKNNKSLNECLLPGPNLVELAYNLLLNFRMNKYAMLADISKAFHRVLLDPRDAKYTRFLWREVAGRALTFAFGVVVFGITASPFLLQQVLSHHISLEGRPELSKSFYVDNYVSTFESLDEMKKEQESVHTILDRARMPLEGPIAY; translated from the exons ATGCCACttggttcagcagaaatcagtggCCAGTATGACGTTGTGAGTTGCCGGGTAGAGATGGGTAATAGAATTGTTCGAATGAAACTAGTTGTTCACGAGAACGTAGACGTCCTGATTCATAACGCAGGTTATGTAAGAGTAAGACAACACCTAGTAGGGAAGGGAGTCACGTTAGCAGAGCCTGACAGTAAGAGCGATAAGTTACAGAACGTGCACATTCTTGTGGGTGcagactattttaattatttcattattggagtagaaaagaTCGATGGGATAAGTCTTTTTCTGACCCATAATGGCATGTCGCCATATGGGAGAGTGCCACAGTGGCTATTAGGTCACAAGATAGATCATGTGAGAACACTCAGGGTATGTAGGGTCGCGAGCGAACCAATTGCATTTGGTGTTGATGAATGGTGGTATTTAGATACCTTAGGCATCGCCCCATCTGAGCAGTACACTGTCCGCGAAGCGGAAGCCATGCGAAAGGTTTCGCAGAGTGTAACGAAGAAGCCTGAAGGATATCAGGTTAGCTTGCCGTTCCGTTCAGAAGGTAGGCCAGAAACAAACTTTAGAAATGCTGTAGCACAGCTGGATTCGCtgcaaaccaaatttcagaaagacaagGAATACCATAATCAATATCAGGGAGTGATCAACAAATACCTGGAGgcaggatttatatatgaagtaaaagatccaaaaatagaAGGATACTACATGCCACATTTCAGCATTAAAAAGGATAGCCGCACGACCCCCCTTAGAATCGTATTCAATGCCTCATCcaaagctaagaataataaatccttaaatgaatgcctgttacctgggcctaatttagtagagttggcctataatttgcttctaaacttccgaatgaataaatacgccatgcttgcagacataagcaaagcatttcatagagtactaTTAGATCCCCGTGATGCCAAATATACAAGATTCCTGTGGCGAGAGGTAGCAGGTCGAGCGCTGACCTTTGCTTTCGGAGTCGTGGTATTCGGCATCACGGCTAGTCCCTTTTTGTTACAACAAGTATTGAGTCATCATATTAGTTTAGAAGGAAGACCTGAATTAAGCAAGTCATTTTATGTTGATAACTATGTCAGTACCTTTGAAAGTTTggatgagatgaaaaaggaacaagaatctgtccacacaattttggatagggccagaatgccgttagaagg GCCCATTGCCTATTGA